The following coding sequences lie in one Zingiber officinale cultivar Zhangliang chromosome 2B, Zo_v1.1, whole genome shotgun sequence genomic window:
- the LOC122045536 gene encoding probable pyridoxal 5'-phosphate synthase subunit PDX1.1 has product MSDDGVVMVYGNGAALEPKKSSTFSVKVGLAQMLRGGVIMDVVTPDQARIAEEAGACAVMALERVPADIRAQGGVARMSDPGLIKEIKRAVTIPVMAKARIGHFVEAQILESIGVDYVDESEVLTPADDQNHINKHNFRVPFVCGCRDLGEALRRIREGAAMIRTKGEAGTGNIIEAVRHVRSVMGDIRALRNMDDDEVFTFAKRIAAPYDLVMQTKQLGRLPVVHFAAGGVATPADAALMMQLGCDGVFVGSGIFKSGDPAQRARAIVQAVTHYSDPEILAEVSSGLGEAMVGINLSDAKVERFASRSE; this is encoded by the coding sequence ATGTCCGACGACGGCGTAGTCATGGTCTACGGCAACGGCGCTGCCCTCGAACCCAAGAAGTCCTCCACCTTCTCTGTCAAGGTGGGGCTGGCCCAGATGCTGCGCGGCGGCGTCATCATGGACGTCGTCACCCCCGACCAGGCCCGCATCGCCGAGGAGGCTGGAGCCTGCGCCGTCATGGCACTGGAGCGCGTCCCCGCTGACATCCGCGCCCAGGGCGGCGTCGCCCGTATGTCCGACCCCGGCCTCATCAAGGAAATCAAGCGCGCCGTCACCATCCCTGTCATGGCCAAGGCACGCATCGGACACTTTGTCGAGGCACAGATCCTGGAATCCATCGGCGTTGACTATGTGGACGAGAGCGAGGTGCTGACCCCTGCCGATGACCAGAACCACATCAACAAGCACAACTTCCGCGTGCCCTTCGTGTGTGGCTGCCGCGACCTCGGCGAGGCCCTCCGCCGCATCCGCGAGGGCGCCGCCATGATACGCACCAAGGGCGAGGCTGGCACCGGCAACATCATCGAGGCCGTTCGCCACGTCCGTTCCGTCATGGGCGACATTCGCGCCCTGCGCAACATGGACGACGACGAGGTCTTCACCTTCGCCAAGCGCATCGCCGCCCCTTACGACCTTGTCATGCAGACCAAACAGCTGGGAAGGCTCCCCGTCGTCCACTTCGCTGCCGGCGGAGTGGCCACCCCGGCCGACGCCGCCCTTATGATGCAGCTCGGATGTGACGGCGTGTTCGTTGGCTCTGGCATCTTCAAGAGTGGCGATCCAGCGCAAAGGGCGAGAGCCATCGTGCAGGCGGTAACCCATTACAGCGACCCAGAGATCCTTGCGGAAGTGAGCTCCGGCCTTGGGGAGGCCATGGTGGGGATTAATCTCAGCGACGCCAAGGTCGAGAGATTTGCAAGCCGGTCGGAGTAG